TGACGGCCGCGTACGACGCCGCGGCGGAGTGATCCCGCCCGGAGCCGTCACCAGGTGACGTACAGCTCCCGGGGGCCGCGGATCAGGCCCTGGGACTGGAAGGGCACGTCCTCCGGCCGGCCCGCGAGCCGCAGCTCCGGATAGCGGGCCAGCAGCGTGGACAGCATCACCTCGGACTCCATCCGGGTCAGCATCGCGCCCATGCAGTGGTGCGGCCCGTGGCCGAAGGAGACGTGCCCGATGCCCGTGCGGTCGAAGTCGAGGACGTCGGGGTCGGCGAAGACCTCCGGGTCCCGGTTGGCCGCCAGGTAGGAGGCGTACACCGCCTCACCCGCGCGGATCACGACCCCGCCGATCTCGACGTCCTCCGTCGCGATCCGGGGGAGTCCGACGCCGTTGCGGTGCGGGATCCAGCGCAGCAGCTCGTCCACCGCCTGCGGCAGCAGCTCCGGCTCGGCGCGCAGCCGGGCGAGCAGGTCCGGGCGGGTGAGCAGCACGTACACCATGTTGGCGCTGTTGTTGCGGACCGCGTGGGCGCCGCTGATCAGGATCGCCATGGCGAGCGAGACCGCCTCGTCGGCGCTGATCCGGCCCTCCGCCAGGGACTCGGCCAGCTCCCCGGCCAGGTCCTCCCGCGGCTCGGCCCGGCGCTGTTCGAGCAGCCGGGTGATGTAGCCGTGGATCTGCGCCTTGGCGGCGCGGCTGCCCTCCGGGCCGGGGCCCGAGGAGAGGATCAGGTCCGGCCAGGACGCCAGCTCGGCCCGGTCCTCCTCCGGGATGCCGAGCAGATCGCAGACCACCGCCATCGGCAGCGGCCCGTGCAGGTGCCGCATCAGGTCGGCGGGCCGGCCCGCCTCCTCCATGGCGTCGAGGAACCGGTCGCAGGCCGCCTGGGCGAGCGGTCGCAGCCGCTGGGCGCCCCGGCCGGTGAAGGTCTTGGTCACGGCCTTGCGGAGCTGGGTGTGGTACGGCGGATCGGCGTAGTTCAGGGCCGCCTTCGAGGCCACCATGTGGCCGGTCATCTTGGTCACCTGCCGGTCCAGCAGGGCCGTCCGGCTGAACCGCGGATCCGAGGTGACCGCCCGGACGTCGGCGTACCGGGTGACCAGCCACGCCTCGTTCTCGGCGGCGAACGGCAGCCGGATCCGGGAGACCGGTTCCTTCGCGAGCAGCTCGGTCAGGAGCGGGTCGAAGTCGAGCGCGGGCAGGTCGTCGACGGACCAGGTGCGGGCCGGACGGGTGGCGCCGGGGCAGCCGGCGGGGGCGGATCCGGGCGCCGGGGCACCGGAGGCCGGAGAGCCGGAGGCCGGGGATCCGGGGGCCGGGGATCCGGACGCCGGGCGGCCGGACATCAGCGGTTCGGAGGTCATGCGGAGGCTTTTCCCGGCGGCGGGCGGACGCGACACGCCGAAGGCCGTACAGCCCCTCGGACGGCCGACACCCGCACTCACCCACCGTGACGAGCCGGGCACGCTCGCGGTTGCGGGCTCGCGATCAGCGGGTGAGTGTGGGCCGCAGTCCGCCGATCGAGAAGAAGGAGCGAGTGCCGTGGTGACCTTGTGCAAACCCGCGGTGGCCGTGCCGGAGCACGTGATCACGATGGAGGAGACGCTCGACCTCGCCCGTGCGCGCCACTCCGACCACCCCCAACTCCCCCTGGCGCTGCGGCTGATCGGCAACACCGGTGTCGCGAAACGGCACATCGTGCAGCCCATCGAGAAGACCCTGGCCCATCCCGGCTTCCAGGAACGCAACGAGCTGTACGAGGCCGAGGCGAAGGCCCGGGTCCCCGCCGTCGTCGAGGAGGCCCTCGGCCACGCCGGACTGCGCCCGGCCGACATCGACATGATCGTCTACGTGTCGTGCACGGGCTTCATGATGCCCTCGCTCACCGCCTGGATGATCAACACCATGGGCTTCCCCAGCCACACCCGGCAGGTGCCCATCGCCCAGCTCGGCTGCGCCGCCGGCGGGGCGGCGATCAACCGGGCGCACGACTTCTGCACCGCCTACCCGGACGCCAACGTCCTCATCGTGGCCTGCGAGTTCTGCTCGCTCTGCTACCAGCCGACCGACCTCGGCGTCGGCTCGCTGCTCTCCAACGGCCTCTTCGGCGACGCCGTCGCCGCCGCCGTGGTCCGCGGCCGCGGCGGCACCGGCATCCTCCTGGAGCGCAACAACTCCCACCTGGTGCCCGACACCGAGGACTGGATCGCCTACAGCGTCCGCGAGACCGGCTTCCACTTCCTGCTCGACAAGCGGGTGCCGACGACGATGGAACCGCTCGCCCCCGCGCTCCGCGAGATCGCCGGCGCGCACGGCTGGGACGCCGGGAACCTCGACTTCTACATCATCCACGCGGGCGGTCCGCGGATCCTCGACGACCTCAGCCTCTTCCTCGAAGTGCCGCCGGAGGCCTTCCGGTTCAGCCGGGCGACCCTCACGGAGTACGGCAACATCGCCAGCGCCGTCGTCCTCGACGCGGTCCGGCGGCTCTTCGACGAGGGCGGGCAGCCGGAGGGCGCGCGCGGCATCCTCGCCGGCTTCGGCCCCGGCATCACCGCCGAGATGTGCCTGGGCCGCTGGACCACCTCGCCCCGCCCCGCCGAACCGCAGCTCGGCGCCCGCCGGATCGTCGGCTACTCGCCCCGCTTCCAGCACGCCCGCAGCAGGGCCTGAACGCCCCGCCGGCACCGTCCCGTCCCACCCCGCCCGGTCCGACCGGGCGGGTCACCACCCCGCAGACGCACACACCCGCCAAGGAGAGTCGTATGTCCCCCACACCGCCCTCCCGTCGACGGCCGCGCGGCCCCGTCGCGCTCGCCGCGCTGCTCGCCGGAGCGGCCGCCGCCTCGCTCGCCGTGGCGCCCGCCGAGGCCGCGGCCCCCGGTGCGGCCCGGGTGCCGATGCACCAGTGCTGGGTC
The Streptomyces roseofulvus genome window above contains:
- a CDS encoding cytochrome P450 gives rise to the protein MTSEPLMSGRPASGSPAPGSPASGSPASGAPAPGSAPAGCPGATRPARTWSVDDLPALDFDPLLTELLAKEPVSRIRLPFAAENEAWLVTRYADVRAVTSDPRFSRTALLDRQVTKMTGHMVASKAALNYADPPYHTQLRKAVTKTFTGRGAQRLRPLAQAACDRFLDAMEEAGRPADLMRHLHGPLPMAVVCDLLGIPEEDRAELASWPDLILSSGPGPEGSRAAKAQIHGYITRLLEQRRAEPREDLAGELAESLAEGRISADEAVSLAMAILISGAHAVRNNSANMVYVLLTRPDLLARLRAEPELLPQAVDELLRWIPHRNGVGLPRIATEDVEIGGVVIRAGEAVYASYLAANRDPEVFADPDVLDFDRTGIGHVSFGHGPHHCMGAMLTRMESEVMLSTLLARYPELRLAGRPEDVPFQSQGLIRGPRELYVTW
- a CDS encoding type III polyketide synthase, translated to MRRLFPAAGGRDTPKAVQPLGRPTPALTHRDEPGTLAVAGSRSAGECGPQSADREEGASAVVTLCKPAVAVPEHVITMEETLDLARARHSDHPQLPLALRLIGNTGVAKRHIVQPIEKTLAHPGFQERNELYEAEAKARVPAVVEEALGHAGLRPADIDMIVYVSCTGFMMPSLTAWMINTMGFPSHTRQVPIAQLGCAAGGAAINRAHDFCTAYPDANVLIVACEFCSLCYQPTDLGVGSLLSNGLFGDAVAAAVVRGRGGTGILLERNNSHLVPDTEDWIAYSVRETGFHFLLDKRVPTTMEPLAPALREIAGAHGWDAGNLDFYIIHAGGPRILDDLSLFLEVPPEAFRFSRATLTEYGNIASAVVLDAVRRLFDEGGQPEGARGILAGFGPGITAEMCLGRWTTSPRPAEPQLGARRIVGYSPRFQHARSRA